The following proteins are encoded in a genomic region of Oreochromis aureus strain Israel breed Guangdong linkage group 8, ZZ_aureus, whole genome shotgun sequence:
- the LOC116328791 gene encoding clarin-3: MPSTKKTLHFMSSALATSISVGLIGYGMSAQWVKTTMECAQENSDYYNGSAVITLTLFDGIIERASCPLFGATDKFQVIPTLAGREIASVVLQGLVICLLALCLLFSACSILISLYNSVSNPYETYMGPVGVYICSSLSACLSVIVLILFVVNVTATNMAETFVEKYTEGVPVKLKGKASEMQVGYYLVIPYTVLSLIAIALIYTYEHAAYTRKKEQQKPTEDAPMDLTMY, translated from the exons ATGCCTTCCACAAAGAAGACTCTGCATTTCATGTCCAGTGCTTTGGCTACATCTATATCTGTTGGGCTGATTGGATATGGCATGTCAGCGCAGTGGGTTAAGACAACCATGGAGTGCGcacaagagaattctgactaCTACAATGGATCTGCTGTGATCACCTTGACCCTTTTTGATGGAATAATAGAGAGAGCCTCCTGCCCCCTGTTTGGAGCTACAGATAAATTTCAAG tGATTCCTACATTGGCAGGAAGAGAAATTGCTTCAGTAGTCCTACAGGGTCTGGTTATATGCCTTCTTGCcctctgtctgctgttttcggCATGCAGCATCCTCATCTCTCTCTACAACAGCGTCAGCAATCCTTATGAAACCTACATGGGGCCTGTTGGAGTCTACATCTGCAGCTCTCTCAGTG CATGCTTGTCTGTGATAGTCCTCATCCTGTTTGTGGTGAACGTCACTGCGACCAATATGGCAGAAACCTTTGTAGAAAAGTATACTGAGGGTGTTCCAGTAAAGCTGAAGGGAAAGGCTTCAGAGATGCAGGTAGGATATTACCTGGTCATCCCTTACACAGTGCTCTCTCTCATTGCCATCGCCTTGATCTACACATATGAACATGCAGCCTACACACGCAAAAAAGAGCAGCAGAAGCCTACAGAGGATGCACCCATGGACTTAACAATGTATTAG